A stretch of Arachis hypogaea cultivar Tifrunner chromosome 15, arahy.Tifrunner.gnm2.J5K5, whole genome shotgun sequence DNA encodes these proteins:
- the LOC112749449 gene encoding soluble inorganic pyrophosphatase, with the protein MANHEDSSSRNSGFSHAKLNERILSSLSRRTVAAHPWHDLEIGPGAPVVFNCVVEIGKGSKVKYELDKASGLIKVDRVLYSSVVYPHNYGFIPRTICEDSDPMDVLILMQEPVLPGSFLRARAIGLMPMIDQGEKDDKIIAVCADDPEFRHFTDIKQLAPHRLAEIRRFFEDYKKNENKKVDVEDFLPAENAIDAIKYSMDLYAAYIVESLRQ; encoded by the exons ATGGCTAACCACGAAGATTCAAGTTCAAGGAACTCAGGTTtctctcatgctaagctcaatgaGAGAATTCTTTCTTCGCTCTCACGGAGAACTGTTGCTGCCCATCCCTGGCATGACTTGGAGATTG GCCCAGGAGCTCCAGTAGTTTTCAACTGT gtggttgaaattggcaaagGTAGCAAGGTTAAGTATGAGCTGGACAAGGCAAGTGGACTTATAAAG GTTGATCGTGTTCTTTACTCGTCAGTTGTATACCCACACAACTATGGTTTTATCCCAAGGACCATTTGTGAAGACAGCGATCCAATGGACGTTCTGATTCTGATGCAG GAGCCTGTGCTACCTGGTTCCTTCCTGCGCGCTCGTGCCATTGGATTGATGCCCATGATTGACCAG GGAGAAAAGGATGACAAGATCATAGCAGTTTGTGCAGATGACCCAGAGTTTCGCCATTTTACAGACATCAAGCAGCTCGCTCCACATAGGCTGGCTGAAATCAGAAGATTCTTTGAGGACT ACAAGAAGAATGAGAACAAAAAAGTTGATGTTGAAGACTTTCTCCCAGCTGAAAATGCCATTGACGCCATCAAGTACTCCAT GGATCTTTATGCTGCTTACATTGTTGAGAGCTTAAGGCAGTGA